Proteins encoded together in one Hymenobacter monticola window:
- a CDS encoding DUF3826 domain-containing protein: MLAATTLGQASAQAPAPTETKEAAYTRTITERAAKIVGKIDGLKAKDSVQVRDVIADQYRALNDIYEQQKTRKAALKAQPQTDATKAELAKVETETTAALDKLHPQFLKKLSRRLTPAQVEQVKDGMTYGVLPITMTAYNDMLPNLTAEQKAQMLAWLTEAREHAMDGGTSEQKHAWFGKYKGRINNYLSAAGIDMNQAGKDWQARIAARKAAAAGTPQ; this comes from the coding sequence TTGCTCGCTGCAACCACCCTCGGTCAGGCCTCGGCTCAGGCGCCCGCGCCCACCGAAACCAAGGAGGCCGCCTACACCCGCACCATCACGGAGCGGGCGGCCAAAATTGTGGGCAAGATTGACGGCCTGAAAGCCAAGGATTCGGTGCAGGTGCGCGACGTTATTGCCGACCAGTACCGGGCCCTCAACGACATCTACGAGCAGCAAAAGACGCGCAAGGCGGCCCTCAAAGCCCAGCCCCAGACCGACGCCACCAAGGCAGAGCTGGCCAAGGTGGAAACCGAAACCACCGCCGCCCTCGACAAGCTGCACCCCCAGTTCCTTAAGAAGCTGAGCCGCCGCCTCACCCCCGCCCAGGTGGAACAGGTGAAAGATGGCATGACCTACGGCGTGCTGCCCATCACGATGACGGCCTACAACGACATGCTGCCCAACCTCACGGCCGAGCAAAAAGCCCAGATGCTGGCCTGGCTGACGGAGGCCCGCGAGCACGCCATGGACGGCGGCACCTCCGAGCAGAAGCACGCTTGGTTTGGCAAATACAAAGGCCGCATCAACAACTACCTCTCGGCCGCCGGCATCGACATGAACCAGGCCGGCAAGGACTGGCAGGCCCGCATCGCGGCCCGTAAAGCCGCCGCTGCTGGCACCCCCCAATAA
- a CDS encoding bile acid:sodium symporter family protein codes for MNRLFQLCLLVAGLAGVALLFGISQQNAALWRPAAVVAAVGLALGLKALPLLRSYQYTAWIIVAVVAGMVYPEAFRQWGGVDLRHKWLILVVVQLVMFGMGIQMTIRDFSGLGSTGKGVLIGLLCHFSVMPLMGLLLTKVFHFEPEIAAGIILIGSCSSGLASNVMVYLARANMVLSVVVTAMATLAAPFLTPLLLKLLAGTLIEVKFVSMMMEIIKIVLVPIMAALLHDYLKTAPLQGRRVVGLLAGAGVLWLAALPLGVWAFFERSLASPELLQMLEIFSFLWAAVGVGVLYHQLAKKLPATDKVMPYLSMFGIIYFTAVTTAAGHDNLLRVGFLLFLASVLHNAAGYFFGYWLSRLFGLDVNSARTVAFEVGLQNGGMASGLAGSMGKLGTVGLPAAVFSPWMNISGSILANYWRKRPVMRPSPTPEGLYSPVALPEV; via the coding sequence ATGAATCGCCTCTTCCAACTTTGCTTGCTTGTTGCCGGCCTCGCGGGCGTGGCCTTGCTTTTTGGTATTAGCCAACAAAACGCCGCCCTGTGGCGGCCGGCCGCGGTGGTTGCTGCCGTCGGCCTGGCCCTGGGCCTGAAGGCGCTGCCGCTGCTGCGAAGCTACCAGTACACCGCCTGGATTATTGTGGCCGTAGTGGCCGGCATGGTGTACCCCGAAGCCTTCCGGCAGTGGGGCGGCGTAGACCTGCGCCACAAATGGTTGATTCTGGTGGTGGTGCAGCTGGTGATGTTCGGGATGGGCATTCAGATGACCATCCGGGACTTCTCGGGGCTGGGCAGCACGGGCAAGGGCGTGCTCATTGGTTTGCTCTGCCACTTTTCGGTGATGCCGCTCATGGGCCTGCTGCTCACCAAGGTGTTCCATTTCGAGCCCGAAATTGCGGCCGGCATCATCCTCATTGGTTCCTGTTCCAGCGGGCTGGCTTCGAATGTGATGGTGTACCTGGCGCGGGCCAACATGGTGCTGTCGGTAGTGGTCACGGCCATGGCTACCCTGGCAGCGCCGTTTCTCACGCCGCTTTTGCTGAAGCTGCTGGCGGGCACGCTCATCGAGGTGAAGTTTGTGAGCATGATGATGGAAATCATCAAAATCGTGCTGGTGCCCATCATGGCCGCCCTGCTGCACGACTATTTGAAAACCGCCCCGCTGCAAGGCCGGCGCGTGGTGGGGCTGCTGGCCGGCGCGGGGGTGCTGTGGCTGGCGGCGCTGCCGCTGGGCGTGTGGGCCTTCTTTGAGCGCAGCCTTGCCAGCCCCGAGCTGCTGCAGATGCTGGAGATTTTCAGTTTCCTGTGGGCGGCCGTGGGGGTGGGTGTGCTGTACCATCAATTGGCGAAGAAGCTGCCCGCTACCGATAAGGTGATGCCTTATCTGTCTATGTTTGGCATCATTTACTTCACGGCGGTGACTACGGCGGCGGGGCACGACAACCTGCTGCGCGTGGGCTTCCTGCTGTTCCTGGCTTCGGTGCTGCACAACGCGGCGGGGTATTTCTTCGGCTACTGGCTGAGCCGGCTGTTCGGGCTCGACGTGAATTCGGCCCGCACGGTGGCTTTTGAGGTGGGGCTGCAAAACGGCGGCATGGCCTCGGGCCTGGCCGGCAGCATGGGCAAGCTGGGCACCGTGGGGCTGCCCGCGGCGGTGTTCAGCCCCTGGATGAATATCTCGGGTTCCATACTGGCCAACTACTGGCGCAAGCGACCGGTGATGAGGCCCTCACCTACCCCAGAAGGTCTATATAGCCCGGTTGCATTGCCTGAGGTGTAG
- a CDS encoding aspartate/glutamate racemase family protein — MSTKTLALVHTSATLVPVFQQLCAEHLPGVQTFNIVDDSLVRTINREGALTPAVARRVVGYVNSAEAGGADYVLVTCSSIGAAVEQAAGLAGVPVLRVDQPMADEAVRAGRRIGVIATLPTTLGPTADLVQRRAALAGREIELTSVLCEGAFEALMNGDGARHDAIVAAALKELVTKVDVVVLAQASMARVVDALDAADRPVPILASPGIAIRQLATELL; from the coding sequence ATGTCAACCAAAACCCTCGCCCTCGTTCACACCTCTGCCACGCTGGTGCCCGTGTTTCAGCAGCTTTGCGCCGAGCACCTGCCGGGCGTGCAAACCTTTAATATTGTTGACGACAGCCTGGTGCGCACCATCAACCGCGAGGGCGCGCTGACGCCCGCCGTGGCCCGCCGCGTGGTGGGCTACGTGAACTCGGCCGAGGCCGGCGGGGCCGATTATGTACTGGTCACCTGCTCGTCCATCGGCGCGGCGGTGGAGCAGGCCGCCGGCCTGGCCGGGGTGCCCGTGCTGCGCGTCGACCAGCCCATGGCCGACGAAGCCGTGCGCGCCGGCCGGCGCATCGGCGTCATCGCCACGCTGCCCACCACCCTCGGCCCCACCGCCGACCTGGTGCAGCGCCGCGCCGCACTCGCCGGCCGGGAAATCGAGCTGACCTCCGTGCTCTGCGAAGGCGCCTTCGAAGCCCTGATGAACGGAGACGGGGCCCGGCACGACGCCATTGTAGCCGCGGCCCTCAAGGAGCTGGTGACGAAAGTGGACGTGGTGGTGCTGGCCCAGGCCAGCATGGCCCGGGTGGTTGATGCGCTGGACGCGGCCGACCGCCCGGTGCCCATTCTGGCCAGCCCCGGCATCGCCATCCGCCAGCTGGCCACCGAGCTGCTGTAG
- a CDS encoding four-carbon acid sugar kinase family protein has translation MSKPLLLAYYGDDFTGSTDALEFLSRAGARTALFIEPPTAAQLAAYPGLDAIGVAGLTRAMPPDAMQAVLKPAFEKLRELRPRHVHYKVCSTFDSSPTIGSIGRATEVGRGVFPGAFVPLLVAAPPLGRYCAFGNLFARLGIGSDGGIFRLDRHPSMSRHPTTPADESDLRLHLARQTDLQTGLLDILQITRPLSEMQAAIDAQVKAGAEVILFDALYAEQLLGIGAVIDGSAGKTGPLFSVGSSSIEMALGQLWQQNDTLKPVTAWPNSGRAAPLLVVSGSCSPVTAGQIGWAKANGFSEVVLNAEALAAGGNQAASLDSYGQQAVALLSEGRSVIVHTNGGTTAPSQSIPAEALGTALGLIAREAVRQTGVRRVVVAGGDTSSYAARAMGIEAVEMIAPFYPGAPLCRASAPGSALHGVEVNFKGGQVGAPEYFGVLLEGRMP, from the coding sequence ATGAGCAAGCCGCTACTCCTCGCCTATTACGGCGACGACTTCACCGGCAGCACCGACGCGCTCGAATTCCTGAGCCGGGCCGGGGCGCGCACGGCGCTGTTCATCGAGCCGCCCACGGCCGCCCAGCTGGCCGCCTACCCTGGCCTGGATGCCATTGGCGTGGCCGGTCTCACCCGCGCCATGCCGCCCGATGCCATGCAGGCAGTGCTAAAGCCAGCTTTTGAAAAGCTACGAGAGCTGCGGCCGCGGCACGTGCATTATAAGGTGTGCTCCACGTTCGATTCGTCGCCCACCATCGGCAGCATTGGCCGGGCCACTGAGGTGGGGCGCGGCGTGTTTCCGGGTGCCTTCGTGCCGCTGCTGGTGGCCGCGCCGCCGCTGGGCCGCTACTGTGCCTTCGGCAACCTGTTTGCGCGCTTGGGCATCGGCAGCGACGGCGGCATCTTCCGCCTCGACCGGCACCCCTCGATGAGCCGGCACCCCACCACGCCCGCCGACGAAAGCGACCTGCGCTTGCACTTGGCCCGGCAAACCGACCTTCAAACTGGGCTGCTCGACATCCTGCAAATCACGCGGCCGCTGTCCGAAATGCAGGCAGCCATTGACGCACAGGTGAAGGCAGGAGCTGAAGTTATCCTGTTTGATGCGCTTTACGCGGAGCAACTGTTAGGTATCGGTGCAGTTATCGATGGCTCCGCTGGCAAAACCGGGCCCCTGTTTTCGGTGGGGTCCTCGAGCATTGAAATGGCGCTGGGGCAGCTCTGGCAGCAAAACGACACGTTGAAGCCGGTGACAGCCTGGCCCAACTCCGGCCGCGCCGCGCCGCTGCTGGTGGTATCGGGCAGTTGCTCACCGGTCACGGCCGGGCAGATTGGCTGGGCCAAAGCCAACGGTTTTTCTGAAGTGGTGCTGAATGCCGAAGCGCTGGCGGCGGGCGGCAACCAAGCGGCTTCTTTGGATTCTTACGGGCAACAGGCCGTTGCGCTGCTGAGCGAAGGCCGGAGCGTCATCGTGCACACCAATGGTGGGACTACCGCACCCTCGCAAAGCATCCCGGCCGAAGCCCTCGGCACTGCCCTGGGCCTCATCGCTCGCGAAGCCGTGCGACAAACCGGAGTGCGCCGCGTGGTGGTGGCCGGCGGCGACACCTCCAGCTACGCCGCCCGCGCTATGGGCATCGAAGCGGTGGAAATGATAGCGCCCTTCTACCCCGGCGCGCCGCTGTGCCGCGCCAGCGCGCCGGGCTCTGCCTTGCACGGCGTCGAAGTCAATTTCAAAGGCGGGCAGGTGGGCGCGCCGGAATACTTCGGCGTGCTGCTCGAAGGCCGAATGCCTTAA